A single Triticum dicoccoides isolate Atlit2015 ecotype Zavitan chromosome 2A, WEW_v2.0, whole genome shotgun sequence DNA region contains:
- the LOC119359339 gene encoding CCR4-NOT transcription complex subunit 3-like, with amino-acid sequence MGASQKLQGEIDRVLKKVQEGVDVFDNIWNKVYDTENVNQKEKFEADLKKEIKKLQHYWDQIKTWIQSSEIKDKKIPWYGMK; translated from the exons ATGGGCGCCAGTCAGAAGCTGCAGGGCGAGATCGACCGCGTCCTCAAGAAGGTCCAGGAGGGCGTCGACGTCTTCGACAACATCTGGAACAAG GTCTACGACACCGAGAATGTGAACCAGAAGGAGAAGTTCGAGGCGGACCTCAAGAAGGAGATCAAGAAGCTGCAGCACTACTGGGACCAGATCAAGACCTGGATCCAGTCCAGCGAGATCAAGGACAAGAAG ATACCTTGGTATGGGATGAAGTGA